The genome window TTTCCGTCTAGAATCTGGCACACAGCAGCACAGCGAAATTTAATTACAAGCGGGGTATGGAGGTGAATACGGCCACGGGTTCACCTTGATCCTTTTTCTTATTTTCCTAAACGAAATTATGTTCTGGTTCATTCAACGAAGTGGGGAgatgtgtgcgtgtgtgcgTACGTGGTTGAGAGTTGAGTACTGTCTGTCAGCGAAAGCGAAGCGAATTGTATCTTTAACAAGCAGAGATGTGGCTAGAGGTGTTAGGGTTGATGGGTGATGAGTGATGTTGAAAGACAGAAAAGAGCGTGAAGTTTTTTAATAGATGTGTCTGGTGTTTTGACCGGGGGGGAATGGTgttgtgaggagggggagtggcgtgatgttgtggtggtggtggtggtgaactATGGAGGGAGTTGAACAACAACAGGGACGAAAgagacgacgatgaagaggaacaactacaacaacatcaacaacacaaacaaaacacaAAGCAAGTAAGGGGAGAAAAAGGCAACAAGATGtaatggtgatggtggtgtggtggtgatggtgggtggaggTGATTTTTTTGTCAATTCGGCATTCAGAGACAAGTTCAAAAATACATATatcattttttttcttttcttttgcgcTTTTTGGGGGATGTTTGATAGTTGAGGTGTATCTTGTGTGAAGTTGCGGaatgggggaggatgatgatggtgagggagtggggGTAATTCTactgggtgtggtggtggtggtgtaaaGTAGATAGATATTATTGTCGAGTTGGAATGGGATATATGGGTTTACAAGCTTGACGAGTAGTGGTTGTGATGTGTTATCATCAGCTTATATTTGGTATATGCGAGGCCGTTATAGATGTGCTGTATGCACGGCGCAACCGAGCCGGGCCAAGGTGGGAACTAGTTTCCTGAAGTTTACGAATGGAAACTGGCCGTTGGATGATGACCTGCCTTGCTTTTTGGCTGGCGGTGCTTTTGGCTAACGGTCGCGAACCTTGCAGTAGCTTGGGGCTGAAGAGTGGGatgaggggatggggatggggaagatcGAGATGGGATTTGTTTCTATTGGGTTCTACGGggacaaaaagaaacaacagaagaagaagaattcTGTCGATGGTGTGCAGGTGATCACGACCCGAGTTGGGGATATCCGGTATCTTTCACATGTATGATGATTGTCCCTCTGCAGCAGCAAACGACCGAGCCCCGTCCGTGTTTAGAATGTGTAGGCAAACCACTTTACGGGAGTGGGCTGGTCAAGTGGTGTCATAGATCGCcagtataatatatatatatatatatatatatgtactGCATGAATAGTCATTCTCGTATGCAGGACCACACTACCACTTCGGcgtcctcccactccccgcGTGTCCGTTGCGTCCGGTTCTCCGTATGGGGGTTGGTTCGTCTGTGAAATAcgaacttttttttttaatgaTCTGCCTGCGCACAAGTGTGAAGAAAGGGTttgtgggggtgggtgccGTGCGTTCAGGGGTCTTGAAGGAGGGACAGTgtgagtttggggaggagctAACTGTGCTTGGGGCCTCGAGAAGTGCATAGGCCAATCAGACGCGGCGCGCAAAGAAGTCTGGGTTCAGCCTTGCAGGGCTGGCTGGGTGAGAAAGGCTGAGATAAtgggattttttttttgttttttttttttctttggagGGGTTGCGGATTTGCGATTACAACGAAAATTGAAGGGAAGATttgcgacgacgacgacgacgacggaaaAGGTGAACTTGGGAAGGGAAAAAATCGTGGCGTTATTTACTTTGGGAAGAAGGCTCCTCCACGCCgctggtgggagaggtggtaCCTCGCAGGCTggttcttctttcttctttggcAGCAGAGGGTTGTACTCGACCATGGCGACGGCTCCGACAACAGATGCCCCAGCGGCGGCGACGGTGAAGAAGTTGCACGGGAGGGAGTTCTACGAGAGTATCGGGTCGCCAAAGTATATCCTCGCGCCAATGGTTGATCAGTCCGAATTTGTACGCCCTCCCTTCTCTGTTCATGACTGATTTTTGGCTGACGTGATGGTTTTTTGCTTCCAGGCCTGGCGTATGCTCTCCCGCTCATTCATGCCCCCCGAGCTGCAGTCAAAACTCCTCGCCTACACCCCCATGTTCCACGCCCGATTGTTCTCCCAAGACGCTCCGAAGCCACCCTACAACAAATACCGCGACTCGCACTTCCAGTGCGTCCTCCCCAAAGACCCCGCCACCCTCTGGCTCGACGGCAACCCCCTTGTCGGCGACAGGCCGCTGTTTGTACAATTCTGCGCCAACGACCCCCAGCACTTGCTGGCTGCTGCCTTAAAAGTCGCCCCCTACTGCGACGCGGTagacctcaacctcggctGCCCGCAAGGTATCGCCAAAAAGGGGCACTACGGCAGTTTCTTGCAGGAGGATCAGGAGTTGATTTATAGGTTGATCAACACCCTTCACGAGAATCTTCCCATCCCAGTAACGGCCAAGATTAGGATTTTGGAAACAAAGGAGAAGACGCTGGAGTACGCAAAGAATGTGTTGAGTGCCGGGGCGAGTATATTGACTGTTcacgggaggaggagggagcagaAGAGCCATTTGACGGGGGTGGCGGATTGGGAGTATATTCGGTATTTGAGGGATAACCTACCGGCGGAGACGGTCATTTTTGCGAACGGGAATGTTCTGGAGCACGGGGATATCGAGGAGTGTATTGCTGCTACGGGGGCGGATGGGGTTATGTCTGCTGAGGGGAACTTGTCTAACCCGGCGATTTTTGCGCCTGAGCCTCAGCCGGGGGCGTTTGAGGATGAGttctggagggggagggatgggaaggggggatggagggttGATGCTGTTTTTAGACGGTATCTGGATATTTTACACAAGTATGTGAAGGGGGGTGAGCCACCGGCGAGGAGGCCATTGTTTGTACCTGGGAAGGGGATGGATACGGAGTggatgaaggaggagattgtgATCCCGCCGAAAAAGGGGTCGAAATCAGAGGCATTCGGTAACCCCAACTATGGTGCCCTTCAGGCGCACATGTTCCACCTCTTACGGCACTTTGTCTCAAAGCACCATGATGTAAGAGATGCATTGGCTAGGGCGAGGTTAGGAGAGTTGGAGCAGTTTGAGGGGATATACAAGATGGTTGAGAAGAAGGTTGCGGAGGGACTCATCGAGTACGAGGAGACGGATGGGAAGTCGATGGAGGATCCtgcggaggaagagaggttaaagaagctggtggaggagatgggtcCGGCGGAGACGAGCGCGACGGCTATTTTGAGGTGTAAGAGGCCTTGGTGGTGTGTGCAGCCTATCATTCGGCCGTTGCCCAAGGAGGCGATGGCTAGAGGTGCGATTCAgccggggaagaaggatAAGAAGCGGGtagcggaggaggaggccaacgGCGGTgagaagagggtgaagggCGATGAGacaaaagggggggatgCTAAGGTGGTAGAGGCCGTGAaagaggagctggagaagcaAACGGAGTTCCAAACGAGCGAGCTTGTTAGCGGCTGAAATTTCGAGGGAATATAGATGAATAAATGATCATTACTGCAAACTGGGCTGGGTGTGGGTTCTCTACCTGATGGTGACCATCTCATAGTTCTCCAGCGGCTTTCTGGCTTCAAACGCAATTCCATCCATGAACTCATCCACATAAGCAGGACCAATTACTTTGTAActtccatcaccctcccctgaATCCCTCGTAACGACAGGAGTTGAACCcccaaagaaaacaaaaaccttGTCCCCTTTTTCCGATGTCATGGGCGCAATCCCCGCCGATACACCATCACGTCCCGGTACGGTAGCAGTAACCAAACAAGCGCCCTTCCAGGCCTCGGCCATGGAGGTCAAAAATACATTGGCTGGACCATTGGCTAGACCATTGTCGGAAGTGCCCCTAGATGATGACCCAAGTGCGGTTAATAACTGAGAAAATTGTTGTCGGTGGTCGAGGTTTTCGCCGAGCCACTCGGGGTACAAGTGCCCACCCATCAAAGTGCGAATGAAATCGGCACGGCCGAGATGACGGGTTGCATTGTATCCAAAATGCGAGTGTGTCCGCTGTATCAAAGTACGAATGTCTTGGCGTGCTCTGGCAGGATCAATAGAAGTGAAAGAAGGCCCCTGGAATCCCAATCTCTCCATCATCCTGTGGTCTGCATCCAGCTGGGGCGCCAAGGCCTCGATATCGACGCTTGGGTAAACTTGCTTGATGGTGGCCATGTGTATTCCTGCGACTTGAATCGCAATATCATCATCGTTGAACAGTGGGTGTTCCGGCGTCAGCCCTGAGAAGCGTCTCCCCGCTTCGTGACGAGACCAAGTACGTGTCATGAGGGGAGGCAGGGTTAGATCGGGGACCCAGGATGGTAAATTTGTGTCACTTTGAAATTCTGACTCTGACTCTTGCCCAGCATCAACCCGTCCAGGAACGAGGATGAAAAGATCAGGCCCATGATGCTTGAGGAAGGCCTTGGCGAAGTCTTTAAATGCCGTGCAATGATGAAGTGTGGTGTCGATAGTAATTTGCGTCCGGATTTCCGGACTGACGAGCCCGAGTATTCCATACACTCTGTCCCTAGGCTCGGTGCAATCCCGTTGCCGAACAAGAGTGACCACCTCGAGATCGTAGCGACGAGAATCATTCCGCTTCTGGCAGCGAACAAGAGTATCTGCCGTTTTTATTAGTCAACGGCTTAACCACTTCCTTGAATGAAGAGCAGAAATCATACCAAAAGGCTTCAGGGCCCCATATCCAAGGCTTGCCCTTCTAGCCACACCTATGCTGCTTTGGCACTCTTCCGGACAGCGCAAGTACACGGTGGCTAGTTCATCCCAGCTTTTGATGGAACAACCGCAAACCAGCCGTGCACTCCTGGCCAAGAGAACCTCTTGTAGTGTCCATGTGCGGGTAAACCACTGGCGTTGTAAGAGGGCTTCATAGTCTTCCAAGTGGCGGCTGTACATACCCAGCACCACGAAACCCTGTGTTCTCATAGGCGGACACCGCGCTATCGCAATGCGAACTCCCTCGTCTTCTCCAGGCTCTCTTCCATCTTCGAGTCACCGTCACCGGCCCAGATGGTGATGAGTTACGCCTCTCTATAGATGTCACCCATCATTCCAATCTGGAcaccctcctcgtcctcgtcttcctgATTGATGCATATCTGATCGATCCAGATCCATTGAGGGTGCCGGATGGCATCCAAGCCTCTGAACACTTGAAGAGCCTTGTGAAGTTCTGGCCAAATGTCCAACTGGCGAGTCTTGTTTACTCGTATATTCTGTTTGGGCTCAGGTGGTCCCCAGCAGTATGGAAGGGCTTGGTAACTTAGGCACTTGCTGATCGGGAATGTCTTTAGTTTGAGGGAGATCAGCTCACTGTTTTCCGCActcttgaccttcttgccctcccTGGCTCTCCACTTTCTTCCCTTAttacccccttttcctcttttcgTTTTGGCTGCACCCTTCTCTCCTCCCGCTTTTCTTGTGTCTTTCTCCCTACAGCGTGGTAACAGTCTGAGAAGCCTGAACTCGGTGGGATGAAGGGGTTCGtagagggaggaggacatgGCCGTTGGGAAATGGTGATGTCCAGATGTCAAGCGTTGGTGAAAAGACAATTCAAGAGGATTATAATGGATTTGGGTTGCGATGGATACTCAACTGCACTTATAATCGTCTCTCCCGACTTGAAAGTCAGAGAAGGCTCTCATGCGCCAACCCAGCCTGCTTCCAACACGGCAGCTATACTGCAGCGCCAAGGTCTTCATGTCGAACATAGCGCTTATAACCACCTCTCAGTGGTCATAGAGGCTACTTCCCGACAGAATTCGGAGGTGTGACGAGGCTCATGATTAGACGATGTTGTAGGATTGAACTGAGTGATTGGTGGTGCCTTGTTGTCGCAGGATGGCTGGCCAGATGTAAGCAAACAGTGTGTTATCAAGAGATCGTAAAAGGCAGAAAGAAGCGAGAGGGACTGCTTGTGAGAGGGAAGGCACGGGTTGGTCAACAACCCACGGTCGTCATGTGATGCAGCCATTCCATTCAAAGCAAGAGAGGGAAGGGACAACCACGTACCTTCCAACAGCTCCAATATCCTTACCAGGGCACCCTTGTGATCAGGTCAAATGGTAAGGATGTTAGGGCTGTTAAAACTCGCCCCCCGCCGTGGGGCTTGCAACCGATAGCCCGCAAGTTCGATTCTAAAGCAAACCTCTCTCGAGGGGTTTCGTAACCAGCCACCTCTCTCAGAACGCTGAGGGGGTTGACCGGTgagcttttgctttttctaCCTATATTATCTtaggaagatgatggctgtGCTTCATTTGTTCCCACTTAGTCAGTAGTACCTTTGCATATGTTGAATATATTTGGCGACTTTTCGGCCGGggctttttgttgttgaccaTTGTTGCTTGCTCTACTTCTCGTACCTAACCAACCCATCGACCTTAGATTTCAGTTTATTAGTCTGGAATTAATAGGGTAATTATCTGCGAGTGTTGATGATATTGAGTTTGCcatcgttgttgtcgttccATGCCAATTTCAGCATCTGTCAACttgatggtttttttttttgttcttttttttttttttttaaaaaaaaaaaaaaaaaatcttGCCTCTCCAGTCAAGTAATCATACTCTCTCCCTATTCCCCTCTCTTTCCTGAAGTCCCAGCTAGTGATCATACCTGACCTGCTCAGAGAAGCagcaaaaaggggggtgaaCGCCAAGAGATCTCAATGGAGTCGAGTGGACACCATTAAAAAGCAcaaaaaacatacaacaccagggattccccagtggtcacccacctgagtactagtctGGCGATCAGCTGTTTGACTCgggcagagcggacgggatgccgtattttcagctgtctatggtcgtatgtgatgtTTTGGGAGCGAGAATTGGTTTATGACTTCCTTGCCTGATGGCGAGGGTTGAATGTTTCAAGAAAGTCATGTTCTTGAGGCCCGAGTGAGGTCTACCGCAGGCGATATTGACGAAGTTAATCCCATTGCACCTACAACCGAAATCATAAACTGACAGAACTGTTCTTATAAACATGATTCCTATAATCTAGCAAACATAAAACTACCAAACAATTCCTTCCAAACGCCAAACACCCGTTAAACAACCCCTATTCAAGCAAGCAAAAACAACAccgtcgccatcatcaccggaACCCACCCCGTAAATACCCCCGccccccgccctcccccaTTGCTCCAAAGCATAACCGGCCTCCCCACCTCCGGCGACCCGTCAACACTACAAACCGAATGGCACACACCCTGCCCCTGCTCCTGTCTCTTCTCCGGCTCAGTCGTGTTATACAAAATCTCAAACCACTGCAACTGCAAATACGCCGACTCCCCCACCGTCATATTCCCCGtccactcccccccatcGCTCCACGCATTCAAAATAATATTGCTCACATCCTTCGGCGTCTGAAACTCAATATTCGCCACCTGTATATCATTCACATACCACGTCGTGCTCCTCGGCGTCCAATCCAACCTGTGAACAGCCCAATCTGACCACTCCAGCCCATTGGGCATGGTGGCGTTTTTGCTGGCACGGActtcaacatccccctcACTGTCCAAAGAAGGCTGGTTGGTGCAATGAATCACGTTCTTGGGGTCGCTGGTGCGGATTTCCAGGTCGGATTCTTGTACTTGGTAGTAGTCCTCCGAGTGGCGGTACGTAAACATGGCTGTGATGGCACCACGAGCGCCAATCGTGCGGGCTAACATCCGGATGGAGACGAATTTGAATTTTGCCGAGAGGGATTCTATCTCTGCTGTGGTTTGGAACTTTTGGAGACGCTCGGTGCGGAGTGAGAGCCAtgatttgggggaggagtcAGCGTCGTGGTTTGCTTCGAGGTAGACGTTGTTTGGTGAGTTGACCATCAGCAATGTAGAGTCCTCGCGGATGCCATGGCTGTTGTTCCAGTTGCTTATCATCCAGAAATCCGTCCATTCGGTCGAGTTGAAGAAAGGGCTCGTGATAGGTGCGTCGGATGTGTCCTTGACCTCTGTGATGACTGGGGGTACGCTtgcgtggtggtggtggtttcgaAAGTCGAAAAAGCGATGTTCCTTGAAATATGCTGTTTCATTGCCTTTCATGAGATAGCAACCGCATCTGGAATCCTCGGTGAGAGGTGCTTGTTGTGCATTGACTCCCACAACAccgccgagaaggaggaggcttaGAATCTCCATTGCGATGTCGCCCCAGTCCAGGGGTATTTGAGAATGACAGGCTTCGTGTAAAGCAATATGACGTGATATAAATGAAAATTAAGCCAGTACAGGGCACAGGAATGAACtaggagaaaaaagaaataggaAGATATGCACTCATGCATCAGTATTTGCAAAATAAGCTAGGAGAAGTGGCTTGAGAACTTCATATACCGCCAAGATCCCAGACCGGTTTTCAAGTCGTTACGGACCGACGGGAACAGGCAGGGCCGTTTGACCAGCTTATAAGTTTGCCCAAGTAGACTTTTTGTAGTAAGATCAAACCACAACCTTCTTCAATCTATTGGTCAATGCCTGGCTGGGTAAGTAGGATCCAGGCTTGAATAACACTCTGTCTCGATGGGTGGTATCAGGGGCACTTGCCCCGACGAATCAGCTTCAGTTTGAGCTGATCGAGGCAGCGAATGTGTGGTATAAGAGTGAACCAGGCCCCAGGATCAGCATTCTTCCATACAAGGCGTCCATAGTGGATGTCACTGTTTATCCGGCTAAAGGGTAGCCAGGCCGAGATCCTAAAAATGGAGGAACGGGAAGAAAGAGAAACTTCGGGCATGATGCTGCGTAACGTGGGTTCGGTGCTGTGAAATGTTTTCC of Podospora pseudopauciseta strain CBS 411.78 chromosome 7 map unlocalized CBS411.78m_7, whole genome shotgun sequence contains these proteins:
- a CDS encoding uncharacterized protein (EggNog:ENOG503Q0JD; COG:S), whose amino-acid sequence is MRTQGFVVLGMYSRHLEDYEALLQRQWFTRTWTLQEVLLARSARLVCGCSIKSWDELATVYLRCPEECQSSIGVARRASLGYGALKPFDTLVRCQKRNDSRRYDLEVVTLVRQRDCTEPRDRVYGILGLVSPEIRTQITIDTTLHHCTAFKDFAKAFLKHHGPDLFILVPGRVDAGQESESEFQSDTNLPSWVPDLTLPPLMTRTWSRHEAGRRFSGLTPEHPLFNDDDIAIQVAGIHMATIKQVYPSVDIEALAPQLDADHRMMERLGFQGPSFTSIDPARARQDIRTLIQRTHSHFGYNATRHLGRADFIRTLMGGHLYPEWLGENLDHRQQFSQLLTALGSSSRGTSDNGLANGPANVFLTSMAEAWKGACLVTATVPGRDGVSAGIAPMTSEKGDKVFVFFGGSTPVVTRDSGEGDGSYKVIGPAYVDEFMDGIAFEARKPLENYEMVTIR
- the DUS1 gene encoding tRNA dihydrouridine synthase (BUSCO:EOG09262Q6S; EggNog:ENOG503NV6J; COG:J), which produces MGFFFCFFFFFGGVADLRLQRKLKGRFATTTTTTEKVNLGREKIVALFTLGRRLLHAAGGRGGTSQAGSSFFFGSRGLYSTMATAPTTDAPAAATVKKLHGREFYESIGSPKYILAPMVDQSEFAWRMLSRSFMPPELQSKLLAYTPMFHARLFSQDAPKPPYNKYRDSHFQCVLPKDPATLWLDGNPLVGDRPLFVQFCANDPQHLLAAALKVAPYCDAVDLNLGCPQGIAKKGHYGSFLQEDQELIYRLINTLHENLPIPVTAKIRILETKEKTLEYAKNVLSAGASILTVHGRRREQKSHLTGVADWEYIRYLRDNLPAETVIFANGNVLEHGDIEECIAATGADGVMSAEGNLSNPAIFAPEPQPGAFEDEFWRGRDGKGGWRVDAVFRRYLDILHKYVKGGEPPARRPLFVPGKGMDTEWMKEEIVIPPKKGSKSEAFGNPNYGALQAHMFHLLRHFVSKHHDVRDALARARLGELEQFEGIYKMVEKKVAEGLIEYEETDGKSMEDPAEEERLKKLVEEMGPAETSATAILRCKRPWWCVQPIIRPLPKEAMARGAIQPGKKDKKRVAEEEANGGEKRVKGDETKGGDAKVVEAVKEELEKQTEFQTSELVSG
- a CDS encoding uncharacterized protein (EggNog:ENOG503NZGJ; CAZy:GH16; COG:G) — encoded protein: MEILSLLLLGGVVGVNAQQAPLTEDSRCGCYLMKGNETAYFKEHRFFDFRNHHHHASVPPVITEVKDTSDAPITSPFFNSTEWTDFWMISNWNNSHGIREDSTLLMVNSPNNVYLEANHDADSSPKSWLSLRTERLQKFQTTAEIESLSAKFKFVSIRMLARTIGARGAITAMFTYRHSEDYYQVQESDLEIRTSDPKNVIHCTNQPSLDSEGDVEVRASKNATMPNGLEWSDWAVHRLDWTPRSTTWYVNDIQVANIEFQTPKDVSNIILNAWSDGGEWTGNMTVGESAYLQLQWFEILYNTTEPEKRQEQGQGVCHSVCSVDGSPEVGRPVMLWSNGGGRGAGVFTGWVPVMMATVLFLLA